A genomic segment from Aegilops tauschii subsp. strangulata cultivar AL8/78 chromosome 1, Aet v6.0, whole genome shotgun sequence encodes:
- the LOC141039218 gene encoding uncharacterized protein codes for MSLGVLSWNVRGLNNPARRSSIRLFMQACNAALVCLQESKLDSVDASVVCNTLGPGFGGFEALPAVGTRGGILMAWKPDVLRVMVVHRGKFSITANVLSLVDGKAWMVSSVYGPHAVDDKVRFLQEIELIGQQVQLPWIINGDFNH; via the coding sequence ATGTCTCTGGGTGTGCTGAGCTGGAATGTGAGGGGGTTGAATAACCCCGCGAGGCGTTCGTCTATTAGACTTTTTATGCAAGCCTGTAATGCTGCTCTTGTTTGTCTTCAAGAATCTAAGCTTGATAGTGTTGATGCGTCGGTGGTTTGTAATACTCTTGGGCCAGGGTTCGGTGGTTTTGAGGCTCTGCCGGCGGTGGGCACCCGAGGGGGCATTTTGATGGCCTGGAAGCCTGACGTGCTACGTGTCATGGTTGTTCACAGAGGCAAGTTCTCGATTACGGCCAATGTTCTGTCTCTGGTGGATGGCAAGGCTTGGATGGTGTCCTCAGTGTATGGGCCACATGCAGTGGATGACAAGGTGAGGTTTTTGCAGGAGATCGAGCTCATTGGGCAGCAGGTGCAACTCCCTTGGATCATCAACGGGGATTTcaaccactag